In Bradyrhizobium guangxiense, the following are encoded in one genomic region:
- a CDS encoding caspase family protein yields the protein MRRLFVALSLLAATLWSAPALAQARNQLGPLCTTDTTPADKMIDACNKIIALKVFRGEQLATIHFWRAVGWNKKGDYSKVIADATEAIRLQPSQAAYNLRGSAYYDKGEYEIAISDFDDALKLGPPSGTIFHNRGNAWRGKQDYAKAIADYDMAIKADPKSAFSFQNRGLSKEALGDLDGALSDINQAIRLDPSLPQPLINRTAIWRARGDLDRAIADGTEAIRLAKDKPPVNIMTPPNSVLISGYIHRALAYEAKGDYAHATDDYRATLAITASDAGSKANQATARVRLSLVTEPAAPPPRDAPSPTTQPTSAPAPQQTGATPAPSPAPAIRGTRMALVVGNGAYAHVKALPNPANDARAVAKSLRDIGFTVAEGIDLDRAAMQRMTREFLREAARAQIAVVYYAGHGVQVDGRNYLIPVDVELKPGTAMTAAMIDMDTIMAGLDDQVRTNILIFDACRNNPMAQQVASAGTNRAIEGASGLAAPTSLGSGATLGAGTLIAFATAPGQVALDGEGANSPFSAALSRHIGTPGLEVQQMLTRVRAEVVSSTKNKQVPWSNSSLLGEVYLAEK from the coding sequence ATGCGCCGCCTGTTCGTCGCGCTCAGTCTGCTCGCCGCAACCCTGTGGTCCGCGCCCGCGCTGGCGCAGGCCCGCAATCAGCTTGGGCCGCTCTGCACCACCGATACGACGCCGGCGGACAAGATGATCGATGCCTGCAACAAGATCATCGCGTTGAAGGTGTTTCGAGGCGAGCAGCTGGCGACGATCCATTTCTGGCGCGCAGTGGGCTGGAACAAGAAGGGCGACTATTCGAAGGTCATCGCTGATGCCACCGAAGCGATCCGGCTGCAGCCGAGCCAGGCGGCCTACAATCTCAGGGGGTCGGCCTATTACGACAAGGGCGAGTACGAGATCGCGATCAGCGATTTCGACGACGCGCTGAAGCTCGGGCCGCCCAGCGGCACCATCTTCCACAACCGGGGCAACGCCTGGCGCGGCAAGCAAGACTACGCCAAGGCCATTGCCGACTACGACATGGCGATCAAGGCCGATCCGAAATCGGCATTCTCGTTCCAGAATCGCGGCCTCTCGAAAGAGGCACTCGGCGATCTCGACGGCGCGCTCTCCGACATCAACCAGGCGATCCGGCTCGATCCCTCGCTGCCGCAGCCGCTGATCAACCGCACCGCGATCTGGCGCGCCAGGGGCGATCTCGATCGCGCCATCGCCGACGGCACCGAGGCGATCCGCCTCGCCAAGGACAAGCCGCCGGTCAACATCATGACGCCGCCGAACAGCGTGCTGATCTCCGGCTACATCCATCGCGCGCTCGCCTATGAGGCCAAGGGCGACTATGCGCACGCAACTGACGATTACAGGGCGACGCTGGCCATCACGGCGTCGGATGCCGGCAGCAAGGCCAATCAGGCCACCGCCAGGGTGCGGTTGTCGCTGGTAACGGAGCCGGCCGCGCCGCCCCCGCGCGATGCGCCCTCACCGACGACGCAGCCGACCTCCGCCCCTGCTCCGCAGCAGACCGGCGCGACGCCCGCGCCCTCGCCTGCTCCGGCCATTCGCGGCACGCGCATGGCGCTGGTGGTCGGCAACGGCGCCTACGCGCATGTCAAGGCGCTGCCCAATCCGGCCAACGATGCGCGCGCCGTCGCCAAGAGCCTGCGCGACATCGGCTTCACCGTCGCCGAGGGCATCGATCTCGATCGTGCCGCGATGCAGAGAATGACGCGCGAGTTCTTGCGCGAGGCGGCGCGGGCGCAGATTGCCGTGGTCTATTATGCCGGCCATGGCGTGCAGGTGGACGGCCGCAACTATCTCATTCCCGTCGACGTCGAGCTCAAGCCGGGCACGGCCATGACCGCGGCGATGATCGACATGGACACGATCATGGCCGGGCTCGACGACCAGGTTCGCACCAACATCCTGATCTTCGATGCCTGCCGCAACAATCCAATGGCGCAGCAGGTCGCATCCGCCGGCACCAATCGCGCCATTGAAGGCGCCTCCGGTCTCGCGGCACCGACGAGCCTCGGTAGCGGCGCGACGCTGGGCGCCGGCACGCTGATCGCCTTCGCAACCGCGCCAGGGCAGGTCGCACTCGACGGGGAAGGCGCGAACTCGCCGTTCTCCGCCGCCCTCTCCCGCCATATCGGCACGCCGGGGCTGGAAGTGCAGCAGATGCTGACGCGGGTGCGGGCGGAAGTGGTGTCGAGCACCAAGAACAAGCAGGTGCCGTGGTCGAATTCCTCGCTGCTGGGCGAGGTCTACCTGGCGGAGAAGTGA
- a CDS encoding branched-chain amino acid ABC transporter permease gives MTAILTNLFDGVAYGMLLFVLACGLAVTLGLMNFVNLAHGAFAMAGGYVCMVLVNRMGWPFFAALPLAFVSSAAIGIALERTLYRHLYTRSHLDQVLFTIGLTFMSVAAVDYIQGSSRVFINLPAALQGQFDVLGVGIGRYRLMIIVICGLLTIGLQMVLAKTRFGSRLRAAVDDPRAASGLGINVPQVFAFTFAFGCGLAGLGGALSAEILGLDPYFPLKFMIYFLIVVTVGGSSSITGPFLASLLLGIGDVAGKYYVPKMGPFVIYTMMIVILIWRPNGLFGRTAAR, from the coding sequence ATGACCGCGATCCTCACCAACCTGTTCGATGGCGTTGCCTACGGCATGCTGCTGTTCGTGCTCGCCTGCGGGCTCGCGGTCACGCTTGGCCTGATGAACTTCGTCAATCTCGCCCATGGCGCCTTCGCCATGGCCGGCGGCTATGTCTGCATGGTGCTGGTGAACCGGATGGGCTGGCCGTTCTTCGCCGCACTGCCGCTCGCCTTCGTTTCGTCTGCGGCGATCGGCATCGCGCTCGAACGGACGCTTTACCGCCACCTCTATACGCGCAGCCATCTCGACCAGGTGCTGTTCACCATCGGGCTGACCTTCATGTCGGTTGCGGCCGTCGACTATATCCAGGGGTCCTCGCGGGTGTTCATCAACCTGCCTGCCGCGCTGCAGGGTCAGTTCGACGTGCTCGGCGTCGGCATCGGCCGCTACCGGTTGATGATCATCGTGATCTGTGGCCTGCTCACCATCGGTCTGCAGATGGTGCTGGCCAAGACCCGCTTCGGCAGCCGGTTGCGCGCCGCCGTCGATGATCCGCGCGCGGCGAGCGGCCTCGGCATCAACGTGCCGCAGGTGTTCGCCTTCACCTTTGCCTTTGGCTGCGGGCTTGCCGGTCTCGGCGGTGCACTGAGCGCGGAGATCCTTGGCCTCGATCCGTATTTCCCGCTGAAGTTCATGATCTACTTCCTGATCGTGGTCACCGTCGGTGGCTCCTCCTCGATCACAGGCCCGTTTCTGGCCTCGCTGCTGCTCGGCATCGGCGACGTCGCCGGCAAGTATTACGTGCCGAAGATGGGCCCTTTCGTGATCTACACCATGATGATCGTGATCCTGATCTGGCGCCCGAACGGCCTGTTCGGCCGCACGGCCGCGCGTTGA
- a CDS encoding cobalamin-independent methionine synthase II family protein: MQRTKAPFRADEVGSLLRPAKIKEARNRLEKGEISADDLRKIEDMEIEKVVHKQASIGLKLATDGEFRRSWWHFDFLAKLTGCELFHPDTGIQFAGVQTRHDAVRVIDKLDFPADHPMLDHFRFLKKYADQAHVTAKMTIPSPAVLHFRGGRKSISKDVYPDLEAFYEDLGKTYRKAVKAFYDAGCRYLQFDDTVWAYLCSQDELQKARERGDNPDGLQQIYARIINYALAEKPADMVVTTHVCRGNFRSTWISSGGYEPVAETMLAGTNYDGYFLEYDSDRAGGFEPLRFLPKGNKVVVVGVITSKFGELEKKDDIKRRLEEAAKFAPLEQLALSPQCGFASTEEGNILSEEEQWAKLSLAVEIAKEVWGN, encoded by the coding sequence ATGCAGCGAACCAAAGCCCCCTTCCGCGCCGACGAGGTCGGCAGCCTCCTGCGACCTGCCAAAATCAAGGAAGCCCGCAACCGGCTCGAGAAGGGCGAGATCTCAGCCGACGATCTACGCAAGATCGAGGACATGGAGATCGAGAAGGTCGTGCACAAGCAGGCCTCGATCGGCCTGAAGCTCGCGACCGACGGCGAATTCCGCCGCTCCTGGTGGCACTTCGACTTCCTGGCCAAGCTCACCGGCTGCGAGCTGTTCCACCCCGACACCGGCATCCAGTTCGCGGGCGTGCAGACCCGTCACGATGCTGTGCGGGTGATCGACAAGCTCGACTTCCCCGCCGACCACCCGATGCTCGACCACTTCCGCTTCCTGAAGAAGTACGCCGACCAGGCTCATGTCACCGCCAAGATGACGATTCCCTCGCCGGCGGTGCTGCACTTCCGCGGCGGCCGCAAGTCGATCTCCAAGGACGTCTATCCTGATCTTGAGGCGTTCTACGAGGACCTCGGCAAGACCTATCGCAAGGCGGTGAAGGCGTTCTACGACGCCGGCTGTCGCTATCTCCAGTTCGACGACACGGTTTGGGCCTATCTCTGCTCGCAGGACGAATTGCAGAAGGCGCGCGAGCGCGGCGACAATCCGGACGGTCTCCAGCAGATCTATGCGCGCATCATCAACTACGCGCTGGCCGAGAAGCCCGCCGACATGGTGGTGACGACCCATGTCTGCCGCGGCAATTTCCGCTCGACCTGGATTTCTTCGGGCGGCTACGAGCCCGTTGCCGAAACCATGCTCGCCGGCACCAATTACGACGGCTACTTCCTCGAATACGACAGCGACCGCGCCGGCGGCTTCGAGCCGCTGCGCTTCCTGCCCAAGGGCAACAAGGTCGTCGTGGTCGGCGTCATCACCTCGAAGTTCGGCGAGCTGGAGAAGAAGGACGACATCAAGCGCCGTCTGGAGGAAGCCGCCAAGTTCGCACCGCTGGAGCAGCTCGCGCTCTCCCCGCAATGCGGCTTTGCTTCGACGGAGGAGGGCAACATCCTCTCCGAGGAAGAGCAGTGGGCCAAGCTCAGCCTTGCCGTCGAGATCGCGAAGGAAGTGTGGGGCAATTGA
- the purU gene encoding formyltetrahydrofolate deformylase: MPDHQYVLTLSCPDRPGIVSAVSTFLAHNGQNILDAQQFDDIETNKFFMRVVFTAADLAVELSALQTGFAAIAERFGMEWQMRDRAAHRKVMLLVSKSDHCLVDILYRWRTGELPMVPTAIVSNHPREVYAGLDFGGIPFHHLPVTKETKREQEAQILDLVAKTGTDLVVLARYMQILSDDLSAKLSGRCINIHHSFLPGFKGAKPYHQAHERGVKLIGATAHYVTRDLDEGPIIDQDVERISHRDTPEDLVRKGRDIERRVLARAIRYHLDDRVILNGRKTVVFVD, from the coding sequence ATGCCCGACCATCAATATGTTCTGACCCTGTCCTGTCCGGATCGCCCCGGCATCGTCTCGGCGGTGTCGACGTTCCTCGCGCATAACGGGCAGAACATCCTCGATGCCCAGCAGTTCGACGACATCGAGACCAACAAGTTCTTCATGCGGGTGGTGTTCACCGCGGCCGATCTCGCCGTGGAACTGTCGGCGCTGCAGACCGGTTTCGCCGCGATCGCCGAGCGGTTCGGCATGGAATGGCAGATGCGCGACCGGGCGGCACATCGCAAGGTGATGCTGCTGGTGTCGAAGTCCGACCACTGCCTGGTCGATATCCTCTATCGCTGGCGCACCGGCGAATTGCCGATGGTTCCGACTGCGATCGTCTCGAACCATCCGCGCGAGGTCTATGCCGGGCTCGATTTCGGCGGCATCCCGTTCCACCATCTGCCGGTCACCAAGGAGACCAAGCGCGAGCAAGAGGCACAGATCCTCGACCTCGTCGCCAAGACTGGGACGGATCTCGTCGTGCTCGCCCGTTACATGCAGATCCTGTCGGACGATTTGTCGGCAAAGCTTTCGGGGCGCTGTATCAACATCCACCACTCGTTCCTGCCGGGCTTCAAGGGCGCAAAGCCCTATCACCAGGCCCATGAGCGTGGCGTCAAGCTGATCGGCGCCACGGCGCATTACGTCACGCGTGATCTCGACGAGGGCCCGATCATCGACCAGGACGTCGAGCGCATCAGCCATCGCGACACGCCGGAAGATCTCGTCCGCAAGGGCCGCGACATCGAACGCCGCGTGCTCGCCCGCGCGATCCGCTACCATCTCGACGACCGCGTCATCCTCAACGGCCGCAAGACCGTGGTGTTCGTGGATTAG
- a CDS encoding uroporphyrinogen-III synthase, producing the protein MADRLNGYRILILETREEAQFSKLLAEQGADVVQCPMFTIHDAPDPAPVEAWIRRAIEKSLDDLVLMTGEGLRRIMKLAGARGLDAALVAALAKTRKFTRGPKPGKALREVGLEAQQTTEKPTTEGVIEMLGRLDLKGRRLGLQLYPDKDHSTLTGALAAQGAEVDTVLPYVYDSKAADANIVAAVDDMAAGRIDALALTNLGQVRRLIEAAKAHGSEAKLRAGLEQTLIASVGPAVSGELAAHGLRTDVSPAEDAYFMRPLISAMAAALAERKPAATAR; encoded by the coding sequence ATGGCCGACCGCTTGAACGGCTACCGCATCCTGATCCTGGAAACGCGCGAGGAAGCGCAGTTCTCCAAGCTTCTGGCCGAGCAAGGCGCCGACGTCGTGCAGTGCCCGATGTTTACCATTCACGATGCGCCGGACCCGGCCCCGGTCGAGGCCTGGATCCGCCGCGCCATCGAGAAGTCCCTCGATGACCTCGTGCTGATGACCGGTGAAGGCCTGCGGCGGATCATGAAGCTCGCCGGCGCCCGTGGGCTCGACGCCGCCCTTGTCGCAGCGCTCGCCAAGACCCGGAAATTCACCCGCGGCCCCAAGCCCGGCAAGGCGCTGCGCGAGGTCGGTCTGGAAGCGCAGCAGACCACGGAGAAACCGACCACCGAAGGCGTGATCGAGATGCTGGGTAGGCTCGATCTGAAGGGCCGCCGCCTTGGCCTGCAGCTCTATCCGGACAAGGACCACAGCACCCTGACCGGCGCGCTTGCGGCACAAGGTGCCGAGGTCGACACCGTGCTGCCCTACGTCTACGACTCCAAGGCGGCGGATGCCAATATCGTCGCCGCCGTCGACGACATGGCCGCGGGGCGGATCGACGCCCTCGCGCTCACCAATCTCGGCCAGGTGCGCCGCCTGATCGAGGCCGCGAAGGCGCATGGCAGCGAGGCCAAGCTGCGCGCCGGCCTCGAACAGACGCTGATTGCGTCGGTCGGCCCGGCGGTCTCCGGTGAGCTCGCCGCGCATGGCCTGCGCACCGATGTCTCGCCGGCCGAAGACGCCTATTTCATGCGCCCGCTGATCTCGGCGATGGCTGCGGCTCTCGCAGAGCGGAAGCCGGCCGCGACCGCCAGATAG
- a CDS encoding ABC transporter ATP-binding protein, with protein sequence MTIALETRNLEKQFGGLRVTRDLSLKVEQGARHALIGPNGAGKTTVINQLTGVLKPNSGRILLEGQDITDLPVHKRVLRGLSRTFQINQLYPDLTPLETIGLAVSERLGHGGDWWRRMGTRSDVNGEIADLLSRFHLLDVMNEQTVTLPYGKQRLLEIAVAIAAKPRVLLLDEPAAGVPESERHDILAVVGSLPRDVTVLLIEHDMDLVFSFADHISVLVSGALLTEGPPEQVARDPQVKAVYLGEEAVNV encoded by the coding sequence GTGACCATAGCGCTCGAAACCCGGAATCTCGAAAAGCAGTTCGGCGGCCTGCGCGTCACCCGTGATCTCTCGCTCAAGGTCGAGCAGGGCGCCCGCCACGCGCTGATCGGCCCGAACGGCGCCGGCAAGACCACGGTCATCAACCAGCTCACCGGCGTGCTCAAGCCGAATTCGGGCCGCATCCTGCTCGAAGGCCAGGACATCACCGATCTACCCGTGCACAAGCGCGTGTTGCGTGGCCTGTCGCGCACCTTCCAGATCAACCAGCTCTATCCCGACCTGACGCCGCTGGAGACCATCGGCCTTGCCGTCTCCGAACGTCTCGGCCATGGCGGCGACTGGTGGCGGCGGATGGGCACGCGCAGTGACGTCAATGGCGAGATCGCCGATCTGCTCTCGCGCTTCCACCTGCTCGACGTCATGAACGAGCAGACCGTGACGCTGCCTTACGGCAAGCAGCGCCTGCTCGAGATCGCCGTCGCGATCGCGGCCAAGCCGCGCGTGCTGCTGCTCGACGAGCCTGCCGCCGGCGTGCCCGAAAGCGAACGTCACGACATCCTCGCCGTCGTAGGCAGCCTGCCGCGTGACGTCACGGTGCTGCTGATCGAGCATGACATGGACCTCGTCTTCTCCTTTGCAGATCACATCTCGGTGCTGGTCTCGGGCGCGCTGCTGACCGAAGGTCCGCCCGAGCAGGTCGCGCGCGATCCACAGGTCAAGGCGGTCTATCTCGGCGAGGAGGCGGTCAATGTCTGA
- a CDS encoding branched-chain amino acid ABC transporter permease has protein sequence MSASSDVGYHAQRQARWHYGEVVFWLIVLACGFAFPNRYLIMTDILRLALFAMSLDLILGYAGIVSLGHAAFFGVGAYAAGLLALHGIINEPVLALIAAGLAAMVLGFATSFLVIRGVDLTRLMVTLGIALLLEALAERFSNITGGTDGLQGIEMQPIFGVIPFDLFGKAGFFYSLTVLFLLFLFARRVVHSPFGLSLRAIKNNPLRAAAIGIPVNRRLIAIYTLAALYAGIAGALFTQTTAIASLDVFAFERSADLMLVLVIGGTGYLYGGLMGAVVFRLLQELFSTITPQYWQFWIGLVLVVIVLIGRQRLHRWVLYVPNLVIRQVAGRKAVVAVPEGDA, from the coding sequence ATGAGCGCTTCGTCCGACGTCGGTTATCACGCCCAGCGCCAGGCGCGCTGGCACTACGGTGAAGTCGTCTTCTGGCTGATCGTGCTGGCCTGTGGCTTCGCCTTTCCCAATCGCTATCTGATCATGACCGATATCCTGCGGCTCGCGCTGTTCGCGATGTCGCTCGATCTGATCCTCGGCTATGCCGGCATCGTCTCGCTCGGCCATGCGGCGTTCTTCGGCGTCGGCGCCTATGCCGCGGGGCTTCTTGCGCTTCACGGCATCATCAACGAGCCCGTGCTGGCGCTGATCGCCGCTGGCCTTGCCGCGATGGTGCTCGGCTTTGCCACCAGCTTCCTGGTGATCCGCGGCGTCGACCTGACGCGCCTGATGGTGACACTCGGCATCGCGCTGCTGCTGGAGGCGCTGGCCGAGCGCTTCTCCAACATCACGGGCGGCACCGACGGTCTGCAGGGCATCGAGATGCAGCCGATCTTCGGCGTGATCCCCTTCGACTTGTTCGGCAAGGCCGGCTTCTTCTATTCGCTGACTGTCCTGTTCCTCTTGTTCCTGTTCGCCCGCCGCGTCGTGCATTCGCCGTTCGGCCTGTCGCTGCGTGCGATCAAGAACAATCCGCTGCGCGCCGCTGCGATCGGCATTCCCGTCAACCGCCGGCTGATCGCCATCTACACGCTCGCGGCTCTCTATGCCGGCATCGCAGGCGCGCTGTTCACCCAGACCACCGCGATCGCCTCGCTCGACGTCTTCGCTTTCGAACGTTCGGCGGATCTGATGCTGGTGCTGGTGATCGGCGGCACCGGCTATCTCTATGGCGGGCTGATGGGTGCGGTGGTGTTTCGCCTGCTCCAGGAATTGTTCTCCACCATCACCCCGCAATACTGGCAGTTCTGGATCGGCCTCGTGCTGGTCGTGATCGTGCTGATCGGTCGCCAGCGCCTGCACCGCTGGGTGCTGTACGTTCCCAACCTGGTGATCAGGCAGGTTGCCGGACGCAAGGCCGTCGTTGCCGTACCGGAGGGCGACGCGTGA
- a CDS encoding ABC transporter substrate-binding protein — MFERKQLSHKASRAAAVAAIAGLAGLAPAKATDSVKVGLILPMTGGQASTGKQIENAVKLYMQQKGDTVAGKKIEIIVKDDAAIPDKTKTAAQELIVNDKVNFIAGFGVTPAALAAAPLATQAKIPEVVMAAGTSIITERSPYIVRTSFTLAQSSTIIGDWAVKNGIKKVATLTSDYAPGNDALNFFKQNFTAGGGEVVEEVKTPLANPDFAPFLQRMKDAKPDAIFVFVPAGQGGNFMKQYAERGLDKAGIKVIGPGDVTDDDLLNNMGDAVLGTVTAHLYSAAHPSQMNKDFVAAYKKAFGNRPGFMAVSGYDGIHLIYEALKKTGGDTDGTKLVEAMKGQKWESPRGPISIDPETRDIVQNIYIRKVEKVDGELYNVEFATFEAVKDLGKTKK; from the coding sequence ATGTTCGAACGCAAGCAACTGTCTCATAAGGCATCTCGGGCGGCTGCCGTCGCGGCCATCGCGGGCCTTGCGGGTCTTGCGCCAGCCAAGGCCACGGACAGCGTCAAGGTCGGCCTGATCCTGCCGATGACGGGCGGTCAGGCCTCGACCGGCAAGCAGATCGAGAACGCGGTCAAGCTCTACATGCAGCAGAAGGGCGACACGGTCGCCGGCAAGAAGATCGAGATCATCGTCAAGGACGATGCCGCGATCCCGGACAAGACCAAGACCGCCGCGCAAGAGCTGATCGTCAACGACAAGGTCAACTTCATTGCCGGCTTCGGCGTGACACCGGCTGCGCTCGCAGCCGCGCCGCTTGCAACGCAAGCCAAGATCCCGGAAGTCGTGATGGCGGCCGGCACCTCCATTATCACCGAGCGCTCGCCCTATATCGTGCGCACCAGCTTCACGCTGGCACAGTCCTCGACCATCATCGGCGACTGGGCGGTGAAGAACGGCATCAAGAAGGTGGCGACGTTGACCTCGGACTATGCGCCGGGCAATGACGCCCTCAATTTCTTCAAGCAGAATTTCACCGCGGGCGGCGGCGAGGTGGTCGAAGAGGTCAAGACTCCGCTTGCCAACCCCGACTTCGCACCGTTCCTGCAGCGCATGAAGGACGCCAAGCCCGACGCGATCTTCGTGTTCGTGCCGGCCGGCCAGGGCGGCAACTTTATGAAGCAATATGCCGAGCGTGGCCTGGACAAGGCCGGCATAAAGGTGATCGGGCCGGGCGACGTCACCGACGACGACCTGCTCAACAACATGGGCGACGCGGTGCTCGGCACGGTCACCGCGCATCTCTATTCCGCGGCGCATCCCTCGCAGATGAACAAGGATTTCGTCGCAGCCTACAAGAAGGCGTTCGGCAATCGTCCGGGCTTCATGGCGGTGAGCGGCTATGACGGCATTCACCTGATCTACGAAGCGCTGAAGAAGACGGGCGGCGACACCGACGGGACCAAGCTGGTCGAAGCGATGAAGGGCCAGAAGTGGGAGAGTCCGCGCGGCCCGATCTCGATCGACCCCGAGACCCGCGACATCGTGCAGAACATCTACATCCGCAAGGTCGAGAAGGTCGACGGCGAGCTCTACAACGTCGAGTTCGCGACCTTCGAGGCCGTCAAGGATCTCGGCAAGACCAAGAAGTGA
- a CDS encoding MFS transporter, translating to MSTGARPSALAPFRIRNYRFQWPSDLLTSWAFEVETLVLGWDIMVETGSVLLLTVLASLQFVGTLVAPVFGMIGDRMGHRDLLVVMRLAYTALSSTIMALALTGHLSPLSVMIIVAVMGLIRPSDLGVRGALLAEIMPAEQLVGAISVARTTQDSARIAGALTGAGLFAVLGIGLVYVAIACLYLTAALLMLCLTRPKRTVTTSDLPANSHAVSRLLGDLKEGIVYAWNGPGMRAALCVAFLANLTAFPFTGGLLPYIAREIFQTDQTGLGYLSASFAVGSLTGSITLSLVSGLRIARLLIGATLAWYAMLLVFVEVRTMPVAMACLVLAGIAQSMSMISAAVILMRTASAHLRGRVMGVRMMVIYGLPLGLLAAGSMIDVIGYTATGSLYAAAGLIAMLAIAIRWRADLWRVHAPANAR from the coding sequence TTGAGCACGGGCGCACGACCTTCGGCGCTCGCGCCGTTCCGCATCCGCAACTATCGCTTCCAATGGCCATCCGATCTGCTCACCTCCTGGGCGTTCGAGGTGGAGACGCTCGTGCTCGGCTGGGACATCATGGTCGAGACCGGATCGGTGCTGCTGCTCACCGTGCTTGCCTCGCTCCAGTTCGTCGGGACATTGGTCGCGCCGGTGTTCGGCATGATCGGCGACCGCATGGGCCATCGCGATCTGCTGGTCGTGATGCGTCTTGCCTACACGGCGCTCTCGTCGACCATCATGGCTCTGGCACTGACCGGACATCTGTCGCCGCTCAGTGTCATGATCATCGTCGCGGTCATGGGTCTGATTCGCCCCTCCGATCTCGGCGTCCGGGGCGCGCTGCTCGCCGAGATCATGCCGGCCGAGCAGCTGGTGGGCGCCATCAGCGTTGCGCGCACGACCCAGGACAGCGCGCGCATCGCCGGAGCGTTGACGGGCGCCGGGCTGTTCGCCGTCCTCGGCATTGGCCTCGTTTATGTGGCGATCGCCTGTCTCTACCTCACGGCCGCACTTCTCATGCTTTGCCTGACCCGGCCGAAAAGGACCGTCACCACCAGCGATCTTCCGGCGAACAGCCACGCCGTTTCGAGATTGCTGGGCGACTTGAAGGAAGGGATCGTCTACGCCTGGAATGGCCCGGGAATGCGCGCGGCGCTATGCGTCGCCTTCCTGGCCAATCTTACCGCATTTCCCTTCACCGGCGGACTGCTGCCATATATCGCCAGGGAGATCTTTCAGACCGATCAGACCGGCCTCGGGTATCTCTCGGCGAGCTTCGCCGTCGGCTCGCTGACCGGCTCCATCACGCTCAGCCTCGTCAGCGGACTGCGCATTGCCCGGCTTCTGATCGGCGCGACGCTCGCCTGGTACGCCATGCTGCTGGTGTTCGTCGAGGTCAGGACCATGCCGGTGGCAATGGCCTGCCTCGTGCTCGCCGGCATCGCCCAGAGCATGTCGATGATCTCGGCAGCCGTGATCCTGATGCGCACGGCGAGCGCACATCTGCGCGGCCGCGTGATGGGCGTGCGCATGATGGTGATCTATGGCCTGCCGCTCGGGCTCCTGGCGGCCGGCAGCATGATCGACGTCATTGGCTATACCGCGACGGGCTCGCTCTATGCCGCCGCAGGCTTGATCGCGATGCTGGCGATCGCGATCCGTTGGCGAGCCGACCTCTGGCGGGTCCACGCGCCCGCCAATGCGCGATAA
- a CDS encoding ABC transporter ATP-binding protein has product MSDLLAIDSLRAGYGEAVVLPNMSLRLAEGQVLALLGRNGTGKTTLINSIVGVPRRFSGSVALAGTDVTPLRPDQRARAGIGWVPQERNIFRSLTVEENMTAVAQPGPWTVEKVYEMFPRLKERRSNFGNQLSGGEQQMLAIGRALTLNPKVLLLDEPTEGLAPIIVEELLKAIGTITRAGGICSIIVEQNAQKILGLADRVVILERGTIVHDAPSSALKADPSVLERHLGVAGAAAH; this is encoded by the coding sequence ATGTCTGACCTGCTCGCGATCGATTCGCTTCGCGCCGGTTATGGCGAAGCGGTGGTGCTGCCCAACATGTCCTTGCGCCTCGCCGAGGGGCAGGTGCTGGCGCTGCTGGGGCGCAACGGCACCGGCAAGACCACGCTGATCAACTCCATTGTCGGCGTCCCCCGCCGCTTCTCCGGCTCGGTCGCGCTCGCCGGCACCGACGTCACCCCGCTGCGGCCCGACCAGCGCGCCCGCGCTGGCATCGGCTGGGTACCGCAGGAGCGCAACATCTTCCGCTCGCTCACGGTCGAGGAAAACATGACCGCGGTGGCCCAGCCGGGCCCCTGGACGGTCGAGAAGGTCTACGAAATGTTCCCGCGGCTGAAGGAGCGGCGGAGCAACTTTGGTAACCAGCTCTCCGGCGGCGAGCAGCAGATGCTGGCGATCGGCCGCGCGCTGACCCTCAACCCGAAGGTCTTGCTGCTGGACGAGCCGACCGAGGGTCTGGCCCCCATCATCGTCGAGGAGCTCTTGAAGGCGATCGGGACCATCACCCGGGCAGGGGGTATCTGCTCGATCATCGTCGAGCAGAATGCCCAAAAGATTCTGGGGCTTGCCGATCGGGTTGTGATATTGGAGCGCGGAACGATCGTCCACGACGCCCCGAGCTCCGCGCTGAAGGCCGACCCCTCGGTCCTGGAGCGGCACCTCGGCGTCGCAGGGGCGGCGGCCCACTAA